One genomic window of Gammaproteobacteria bacterium includes the following:
- a CDS encoding DUF995 domain-containing protein: MFSPAFFNIKILGIITMVGVTMTSYKTLGETLAKDARPFTRAELYAYISEKTQVWSEGRVFHSEAGTLQLLWEGEYGKGTWSTDDNGTLCWHVWSWDEVPCQAFYHNDDVVSIIFKGETSLAPELQEGNTLVNLAAGTESHAKIALGLGEDFINVLLKKDETTAFLSRKTVIWGPSQGLFYSPDFTLMKIWNGVRATGKWSVSDEGAVCWHVPGWGKTPCESYYYKGEELMAIFEGVHSKASKHVEGNTIGYF, translated from the coding sequence GGCGTTACGATGACGAGTTACAAAACACTAGGTGAAACACTGGCAAAAGATGCCAGGCCATTCACCCGGGCCGAACTGTACGCTTACATATCAGAGAAGACGCAGGTCTGGAGTGAAGGCCGTGTGTTTCATTCGGAGGCTGGTACTCTTCAACTCCTGTGGGAAGGCGAGTATGGCAAGGGCACATGGTCAACGGATGACAACGGGACACTGTGCTGGCACGTGTGGTCATGGGACGAGGTGCCATGCCAGGCTTTTTATCACAATGATGATGTTGTGAGCATCATCTTCAAAGGAGAAACGTCGCTCGCCCCTGAACTACAAGAAGGCAATACTCTCGTTAATCTGGCAGCAGGGACGGAATCACATGCAAAAATCGCGTTGGGGCTAGGTGAGGATTTCATCAATGTACTGTTAAAAAAGGACGAGACCACTGCTTTTCTATCTCGAAAGACAGTTATTTGGGGCCCAAGCCAGGGCCTTTTTTATTCACCTGACTTTACGCTCATGAAAATCTGGAATGGGGTACGTGCAACCGGCAAATGGAGCGTTTCGGATGAAGGCGCCGTTTGCTGGCATGTTCCGGGTTGGGGTAAAACACCGTGCGAGTCCTATTATTACAAGGGTGAGGAATTGATGGCGATTTTCGAAGGTGTACACAGCAAAGCCAGCAAGCATGTAGAGGGCAACACGATCGGTTATTTCTGA